The Pseudomonas asiatica genome has a segment encoding these proteins:
- the paaY gene encoding phenylacetic acid degradation protein PaaY, which translates to MPCYRLDGLTPVVHPTAYVHPSAVLIGDVIVGPRCYVGPLASLRGDFGRIVLEEGANLQDTCVMHGFPGGDTVVERNGHVGHGAVLHGCRVGEDALIGMNAVVMDGAYVAPRCIVAATAFVKAGFECAAQSLVMGSPAQVKRPLTEQELAWKQRGTAEYQHLAQRCMNSMVECPPLTEVEPERPRMEDTGVRPKGQASA; encoded by the coding sequence ATGCCTTGCTATCGACTGGACGGCCTGACGCCCGTGGTTCATCCGACAGCCTACGTGCACCCCAGCGCCGTGCTGATTGGTGATGTAATCGTCGGCCCTCGTTGCTACGTCGGCCCGCTGGCATCACTAAGGGGGGATTTCGGCCGTATCGTGCTGGAGGAGGGCGCCAACCTGCAGGACACCTGCGTGATGCATGGTTTCCCGGGTGGCGATACGGTGGTCGAACGCAACGGGCATGTCGGGCATGGCGCCGTGCTGCACGGCTGTCGCGTGGGCGAAGACGCCTTGATCGGCATGAACGCGGTGGTAATGGATGGTGCCTATGTGGCACCGCGCTGTATCGTCGCGGCCACGGCATTCGTCAAGGCGGGCTTCGAATGTGCGGCACAAAGCCTGGTGATGGGCTCGCCAGCCCAGGTCAAGCGCCCACTGACCGAACAGGAACTGGCCTGGAAGCAACGTGGCACGGCGGAGTACCAGCACCTGGCGCAACGCTGCATGAACAGCATGGTCGAATGCCCACCACTGACCGAGGTCGAGCCCGAGCGCCCACGCATGGAAGACACCGGCGTCAGGCCCAAAGGCCAGGCATCGGCATGA
- the paaF gene encoding 2,3-dehydroadipyl-CoA hydratase PaaF, with product MPRYLDVQAPEHGVQLITLQRPEALNALCTELLAELAAALEAAGQDEQIRAVVLTGSRKAFAAGADIREMAERDLVGILNDPRVAHWQSIAAFTKPLIAAVNGYALGGGCELVMCADIVIAGSDARFGQPEINLGIIPGAGGTQRLLRAVGKPLAMQMVLTGEAITARHALQAGLVSEITQPELTVERALHIARSIAAKAPLAVRLAKEALLKAGDTDLASGLRFERHAFTLLAGTADRDEGIRAFQEKRQARFQGR from the coding sequence ATGCCGCGATATCTCGATGTGCAGGCGCCCGAACACGGCGTCCAGCTCATTACCCTGCAACGGCCCGAGGCGCTCAACGCCCTGTGCACCGAGCTACTGGCAGAGCTGGCCGCTGCGCTGGAAGCGGCCGGGCAAGACGAACAGATCCGCGCGGTGGTGCTCACCGGCAGCCGCAAGGCATTCGCCGCAGGCGCTGATATCCGCGAGATGGCCGAGCGCGACCTGGTCGGCATCCTCAACGACCCGCGGGTGGCCCACTGGCAAAGCATCGCCGCCTTCACCAAGCCACTGATCGCCGCCGTCAACGGCTACGCCCTGGGTGGCGGCTGCGAACTGGTGATGTGTGCCGACATCGTCATCGCCGGCAGCGACGCCCGTTTCGGCCAGCCGGAAATCAACCTCGGCATCATCCCCGGCGCCGGTGGCACCCAGCGCCTGCTGCGGGCAGTAGGCAAGCCGCTGGCCATGCAAATGGTGCTGACCGGCGAAGCCATCACCGCCCGTCATGCCTTGCAGGCCGGGCTGGTCAGCGAAATCACCCAGCCGGAACTCACCGTAGAACGTGCCCTGCACATCGCCCGCAGCATCGCCGCCAAGGCCCCACTGGCGGTGCGCCTGGCCAAGGAAGCGCTGCTCAAGGCCGGCGATACCGACCTGGCCAGCGGCCTGCGCTTCGAACGCCATGCCTTCACCTTGCTGGCCGGCACCGCCGACCGCGACGAAGGCATCCGTGCCTTCCAGGAAAAACGCCAGGCCCGCTTCCAGGGCCGCTGA
- the paaG gene encoding 2-(1,2-epoxy-1,2-dihydrophenyl)acetyl-CoA isomerase PaaG, with protein sequence MTFQHILFSIEDGVALLSLNRPEQLNSFNTAMHLEVREALKQVRQSNEARVLLLTAEGRGFCAGQDLSDRNVAPGAEMPDLGESIDKFYNPLVRTLRDLPLPVICAVNGVAAGAGANIPLACDLVLAARSASFIQAFCKIGLVPDSGGTWLLPRLVGMARAKALAMLGERLGAEQAQQWGLIHRVVDDAALRDEALTLARQLATQPTYGLALIKRSLNASFDNGFDEQLELERDLQRLAGRSEDYREGVSAFMNKRTPAFKGR encoded by the coding sequence ATGACTTTCCAGCACATCCTGTTTTCCATCGAGGACGGCGTCGCCCTCCTCTCGTTGAATCGCCCCGAGCAGCTGAACAGCTTCAATACCGCCATGCACCTGGAAGTGCGCGAGGCACTCAAGCAAGTACGCCAGAGCAACGAAGCACGGGTGTTGTTGCTGACTGCCGAAGGCCGTGGTTTCTGCGCCGGCCAGGACCTGTCCGATCGCAACGTCGCCCCGGGCGCCGAGATGCCGGACCTGGGCGAATCGATCGACAAGTTCTACAACCCGCTGGTGCGCACCCTGCGCGACCTGCCGCTGCCGGTGATCTGCGCGGTGAACGGCGTGGCTGCCGGCGCCGGTGCCAACATCCCGCTGGCCTGCGACCTGGTGCTGGCCGCCCGCTCGGCCAGCTTCATCCAGGCCTTCTGCAAGATCGGCCTGGTACCCGACTCCGGCGGCACCTGGCTGCTGCCGCGCCTGGTCGGCATGGCGCGGGCCAAGGCCCTGGCCATGCTGGGCGAGCGCCTGGGCGCCGAACAGGCCCAGCAATGGGGGCTGATCCACCGCGTGGTGGACGATGCCGCGCTGCGCGACGAAGCCCTCACCCTCGCCCGCCAGCTCGCCACCCAGCCCACTTACGGCCTGGCCCTGATCAAGCGCAGCCTGAACGCCAGTTTCGACAACGGTTTCGATGAACAGCTGGAGCTGGAGCGCGACCTGCAGCGCCTGGCCGGGCGCAGCGAGGACTATCGCGAAGGCGTGAGCGCCTTCATGAACAAGCGCACGCCGGCATTCAAGGGGCGTTGA
- the paaH gene encoding 3-hydroxyacyl-CoA dehydrogenase PaaH, with protein sequence MSALASNAQVAVIGAGAMGAGIAQVAAQAGHPVKLYDNRPGAAAQAVAGIDRQLARLVEKGKLQAAEREAISARLCPVDALEALADARLVIEAIVENLQVKQALFSQLEALCATDCILASNTSSLSITSLAAGLQRPHQVVGMHFFNPAPLMALVEVVSGLATAPAVAACIHATAQAWGKQPVHTRSTPGFIVNRVARPFYAESLRLLQEGAADCASLDALLRDAGGFRMGAFELTDLIGHDVNYAVTCSVFDAFYGDFRFQPSLVQKELVDAGRLGRKTGQGFYSYAEGAERPQPAELHSPAIVDACVVEGDLGVMQPLVERLRQSGVAVTQRAGSGLIQVGDATLALSDGRLASQRAREDGLRNLVLLDLALDYTTATRLAISWSADTSDNARDQAVALLRRAGLKVTAVADLPGLVVLRTVAMLANEAADAVLQGVGSAADIDLAMRAGVNYPCGPLAWAANIGIPHTLRVLDNLQRSYGESRYRPSLLLRRCEAKGGTLHD encoded by the coding sequence ATGAGCGCACTCGCAAGCAATGCCCAGGTGGCGGTGATCGGTGCAGGCGCCATGGGCGCAGGCATCGCCCAGGTTGCGGCCCAGGCCGGCCACCCGGTAAAGCTCTACGACAACCGCCCGGGCGCTGCAGCCCAGGCGGTGGCCGGCATAGACCGGCAACTTGCCCGCCTGGTGGAAAAAGGCAAGTTGCAGGCTGCCGAACGGGAAGCCATCAGCGCCCGGCTGTGCCCGGTAGACGCCCTTGAAGCCCTGGCCGATGCCCGCCTGGTGATCGAGGCCATCGTCGAGAACCTGCAGGTCAAGCAGGCGCTGTTCAGCCAGCTGGAAGCCTTGTGCGCCACCGACTGCATCCTCGCCAGCAACACTTCGTCGCTGTCCATCACCAGCCTCGCCGCCGGCCTGCAACGCCCGCACCAGGTGGTTGGCATGCACTTCTTCAACCCGGCGCCGCTGATGGCCCTGGTCGAAGTGGTCTCGGGCCTGGCCACCGCCCCGGCCGTTGCCGCATGCATTCATGCCACCGCCCAGGCCTGGGGCAAGCAGCCGGTGCACACGCGCTCCACGCCGGGCTTCATCGTCAACCGTGTGGCGCGGCCGTTCTACGCCGAAAGCTTGCGCCTGCTGCAGGAAGGCGCAGCCGATTGCGCCAGCCTCGATGCGCTGCTGCGTGATGCCGGCGGTTTCCGCATGGGCGCGTTCGAACTCACCGACCTGATCGGCCACGATGTCAATTACGCCGTTACCTGTTCGGTCTTCGATGCGTTCTACGGCGACTTCCGCTTCCAGCCTTCGCTGGTGCAAAAAGAACTGGTGGACGCAGGCCGCCTCGGGCGCAAGACCGGCCAAGGCTTCTATAGCTATGCCGAAGGCGCCGAACGCCCGCAGCCAGCCGAACTGCATAGCCCCGCCATCGTCGATGCCTGCGTCGTCGAAGGCGACCTGGGGGTGATGCAGCCGCTGGTCGAACGCCTGCGCCAGAGCGGCGTCGCCGTGACCCAGCGCGCCGGCAGCGGCCTGATCCAGGTGGGCGATGCCACCCTGGCGCTGTCCGATGGCCGCCTGGCCAGCCAGCGCGCCCGGGAAGACGGCCTGCGCAACCTGGTGCTGCTCGACCTTGCCCTGGACTACACCACCGCCACCCGCCTCGCCATCAGCTGGTCGGCCGACACCAGCGACAACGCTCGTGACCAGGCGGTGGCCTTGCTGCGGCGTGCCGGCCTGAAGGTAACGGCGGTCGCCGACCTGCCCGGCCTGGTGGTGCTGCGCACCGTGGCGATGCTCGCCAACGAGGCCGCCGATGCCGTGCTGCAAGGTGTCGGCAGCGCCGCCGACATCGACCTGGCCATGCGCGCCGGCGTCAACTACCCCTGCGGCCCGCTGGCCTGGGCCGCGAACATCGGCATCCCCCACACCCTGCGCGTGCTCGACAACCTGCAGCGCAGCTACGGCGAAAGCCGCTACCGCCCTTCCCTGCTGTTACGCCGCTGCGAAGCCAAAGGAGGCACCCTGCATGACTGA